From a region of the Zingiber officinale cultivar Zhangliang chromosome 10B, Zo_v1.1, whole genome shotgun sequence genome:
- the LOC122028930 gene encoding proline-rich receptor-like protein kinase PERK10: MEIMRRDRVILERRSLPYSTSTQVGMTASANPRLSHPLRASSTSRPASYASPRTLSTSQPAAFVHPQASLTAGPSAPRHPQSINPSRPTSSPGRGCGRRSANVTYASPAFREASQAARWARSVNDLSSQDTPSSSRRRARPPSEDSDSDDQPLAHRFRNRATNPSRNLGHSPVPHPSPPVAMTTPIPSQVDAPPNPPEVPAEPPLAQPSPPQQHRSTEAGPSRRLSPATSPPEPSSAPPSAPSSSAAGPSQPPPPGYHHYRTTTPSEAGLRSRQDVPTSTLKMKGYLATLWEESIVGTPSCPFDKSTNHLDIGKGFSHSAVCQDRNRMSQEVGPQTPSH; this comes from the exons ATGGAGATAATGCGCCGTGATCGAGTCATCCTAGAGAGGAGGTCGCTCCCCTACTCGACTTCAACCCAGGTTGGTATGACCGCCTCTGCAAACCCCCGACTCAGTCATCCTCTAAGAGCCTCATCTACTTCCAGGCCTGCCTCCTATGCTAGTCCCAGGACCTTGTCTACCTCCCAGCCTGCTGCCTTTGTTCATCCCCAGGCCTCTCTTACAGCCGGGCCATCCGCCCCAAGGCATCCCCAATCAATTAATCCTTCCCGACCGACTTCTAGCCCGGGTCGCGGCTGTGGTAGAAGGTCAGCCAACGTAACTTATGCCAGCCCTGCCTTCAGAGAAGCATCTCAAGCGGCTCGTTGGGCACGCTCTGTAAATGACCTCTCGAGTCAGGATACACCCTCTTCTTCTCGGCGCAGGGCTCGACCGCCCTCTGAGGATTCTGATTCAGACGATCAGCCTTTGGCTCACAGATTTCGCAACAGAGCTACCAATCCTAGTAGAAACTTGGGCCATTCCCCTGTTCCTCATCCTTCGCCTCCTGTTGCCATGACTACTCCTATCCCGAGCCAGGTAGATGCTCCTCCTAATCCTCCCGAGGTTCCGGCCGAGCCTCCACTAGCTCAACCTTCACCTCCGCAACAGCATCGGAGCACCGAAGCTGGACCCTCACGTCGTCTTTCACCCGCTACCTCACCTCCAGAGCCCTCCAGTGCGCCTCCTTCAGCTCCTTCTAGCTCAGCTGCTGGGCCTTCACAGCCACCACCACCTGGTTATCACCATTACCGTACCACTACCCCTTCTGAGGCCGGGCTAAGGTCAAGGCAAGACGTTCCTACCAGCACTTTGAAAATGAAAGGCTATTTGGCCACTTTATGGGAAGAaagtattgttggaaccccaag ttgtccatttgataagTCGACCAACCACCTCGACATTGGTAAGGGCTTTTCCCATAGTGCTGTTTGTCAAGACCGTAATAGGATGAGCCAGGAAGTAGGACCTCAAACGCCGAGCCATTAG